The following proteins are co-located in the Telopea speciosissima isolate NSW1024214 ecotype Mountain lineage chromosome 9, Tspe_v1, whole genome shotgun sequence genome:
- the LOC122638632 gene encoding mitogen-activated protein kinase kinase kinase 20-like: MERQSQRGMWMRGDTIARGNFGTVSLATAKQKANKRRNHLPPLMAVKWAEVSHSGTIQKEREILTRLEGCPHILRCYGDEITRENGELTYNVLLEYASGGSLASRIKNSHGGLPEADVRRYTRSILQGLHHIHDRGYVHCDIKPQNILLVLCSSSSLDTSHNDYVAKVADFGSAKNTMREQRKRKNKRQAWSLRGTPLYMSPESVARKEQEAPSDIWALGCVVAEMISGKPAWNCESDMDVDELLSLIGSSTEFPETPSKMSKEGKDFLKRCFVRTSMFRWTAAMLLHHPFVSEDTDNTKEAESVQVQTAPDLANDTKVQLSVSIVEESAVGGQKRRRINDSDEPSIGDDSLKPVSKASGSLVL, encoded by the coding sequence ATGGAGCGACAGAGTCAACGAGGAATGTGGATGAGAGGCGATACCATTGCTCGAGGGAACTTCGGCACTGTTTCTTTGGCCACAGCAAAGCAGAAAGCCAACAAGCGTCGAAACCATCTCCCACCATTAATGGCTGTGAAATGGGCTGAGGTCTCTCACTCCGGAACGATTCAGAAGGAAAGGGAGATACTCACCAGGCTCGAAGGATGCCCTCACATTCTGCGCTGCTACGGAGACGAGATCACTAGGGAGAATGGTGAGCTAACCTACAATGTCTTGTTGGAATATGCCTCTGGAGGTTCCCTAGCTTCTCGGATTAAGAACTCCCATGGCGGATTGCCTGAGGCCGATGTTAGGCGCTACACCCGCTCGATTCTTCAGGGTCTTCACCACATTCATGATCGTGGTTACGTTCATTGCGATATCAAGCCCCAGAATATTCTGCTCGTGCTTTGCTCGTCTTCTTCTTTAGACACAAGTCATAATGACTACGTCGCGAAGGTTGCTGATTTTGGTTCCGCCAAAAATACCATGAGAGaacagaggaagaggaagaataaACGCCAAGCTTGGAGTTTGAGAGGAACCCCTCTGTATATGTCACCGGAATCTGTTGCACGCAAGGAACAGGAAGCCCCCTCTGATATATGGGCTCTTGGGTGTGTTGTGGCTGAGATGATTAGTGGGAAACCTGCCTGGAATTGCGAGTCTGACATGGATGTTGATGAGCTTCTTTCTCTGATCGGCTCCAGCACGGAATTTCCCGAGACCCCGAGTAAgatgtccaaagaagggaaggatttcTTGAAGAGGTGTTTTGTGAGGACTAGCATGTTCAGATGGACAGCCGCCATGCTTCTACATCATCCATTCGTATCAGAGGATACTGACAATACCAAAGAAGCAGAGAGTGTTCAAGTTCAAACTGCTCCAGATTTGGCCAATGATACAAAGGTTCAATTATCTGTGAGTATTGTTGAAGAATCTGCAGTGGGAGGTCAAAAGCGGAGGAGGATCAATGACTCTGATGAGCCTTCTATTGGTGATGACAGTTTGAAGCCAGTATCAAAGGCTTCAGGATCTTTGGTATTATAG